The genomic DNA ACGTCTGAGGATCAAGCTGTCCAGATGGACTTAACTTCAGTGCCCCACACAGATTGGCCCGCCATGTCTCGCAACCGCCTCGTCCGAATTCCTGCCCCCGTGGTTCCCGGGATCTCCGACAGTGTCCTGGACACCGAGTCAGGACTTCTCTTCGTTTCCGGCGTTTATGTCCCCTTCCCTGAAGACGACGAGCGCGCAATCAGGTTGACCTTCGGAGCGTTGGAAGAAGCGCTACACCGAGGGGGAGCGACCTTCGCGGACCTTGTGCGCGTCAACGTCTACGTCACGCATCTCACTGAGGAGAAGCTCCAGGCCTATCGGCGGGTCCGCGACTCGATCATCGATGCAGACCAGCTGCCTGCGAGCACGGTCGTCGGCGTGCAGTCGTTGTACAACGGCGCCGTGATCGAGATCGACGCGATTGCTGCCGTCTGAGCAGCTCCGTCCTGTGCAGTCGGGGTGCACGAATTTCGGTCGTGAGACGATAGTGTTTCCCAATCGCTCAAATTGAGGCAACGGAGATTCTATTGTGGCTGCCGATGAACTGGGAACGCGCCTGCGACAAGCTCGGCAGTCGCGGAGCCTGAGCCTTCGGAGTGTCGCGCAGTCGCTCGGGGTGTCGCCAAGCCTCATCTCGCAGGTCGAGACGGGGAAGTCTCAGCCCTCTGTGGCCACGCTCTATGCCCTCGCCAATCTCC from Microbacterium sp. LWO13-1.2 includes the following:
- a CDS encoding RidA family protein, whose amino-acid sequence is MTVSVTAGGVQSWYMPAYRMRNENMLKTSGCNRLTRRQPILDNQTSEDQAVQMDLTSVPHTDWPAMSRNRLVRIPAPVVPGISDSVLDTESGLLFVSGVYVPFPEDDERAIRLTFGALEEALHRGGATFADLVRVNVYVTHLTEEKLQAYRRVRDSIIDADQLPASTVVGVQSLYNGAVIEIDAIAAV